The Falco peregrinus isolate bFalPer1 chromosome 1, bFalPer1.pri, whole genome shotgun sequence genome has a window encoding:
- the MRPL46 gene encoding 39S ribosomal protein L46, mitochondrial, with product MAAPVACPPRRRKARRERGAKVAARTAVHCGSRRSVMAAPAQRAVGWGRWLCTAAAPRPWRLFGAMCLLRLPRITQPLEKEEEEMAALMEQIELEKSHYSDHEIRKLKEEELLRRRKESTYDDDDDEAPGKTIIMAQDLEDKWEQKLLQFKAASRITDADKNNNRKSLNRKLDSNLMLLVKQKIGNQELWLLPQVEWQPGETLRSTAERAMATFLGDHIEAKVLGNAPYGIYKYKFPRAIRTENNVGAKVFFFKAFLQSTDLSQAELKGDYLWVTKDELGDYLKSEYLKKVNRFVLDF from the exons ATGGCGGCTCCCGTAGCCTGCCCGCCGAGGCGCCGCAAGGCACGGCGGGAGCGGGGAGCAAAGGTGGCGGCGCGCACCGCGGTGCATTGTGGGTCGCGCCGCAGCGTGATGGCGGCGCCCGCTCAGCGAGCGGTCGGTTGGGGTCGGTGGCTTTGTACCGCTGCGGCGCCGCGGCCGTGGCGCCTCTTCGGGGCGATGTGTCTGCTGCGGCTGCCCCGCATCACGCAGCCTCTcgagaaggaggaggaagagatggCGGCTCTCATGGAACAG ATAGAGCTGGAGAAAAGCCACTATTCAGATCATGAAATTCGCAAGCTGAAAGAGGAGGAACTGCttaggagaagaaaggaaagtacgtatgatgatgatgatgatgaagcaCCTGGCAAAACAATTATTATGGCTCAAGACTTGGAGGACAAGTGGGAACAGAAGTTACTGCAATTTAAAGCTGCTTCACGGATAACAG ATGCTGATAAAAACAACAATCGAAAGTCGTTGAACAGGAAGCTGGACAGTAACCTGATGCTTCTGGTGAAACAGAAAATTGGTAACCAGGAACTGTGGCTCCTGCCTCAAGTGGAATGGCAACCTGGAGAGACCCTGCGAAGCACAGCTGAGCGAGCCATGGCTACATTTTTGG GAGATCACATTGAAGCCAAAGTCCTGGGGAACGCACCATATGGGATTTACAAGTATAAATTCCCCAGGGCCATCAGGACTGAGAATAATGTGGGAGCCAAAGTATTCTTCTTCAAAGCCTTCCTCCAAAGCACTGATCTgtcccaggcagagctgaaggGAGATTACCTGTGGGTCACAAAGGATGAGCTGGGAGATTACTTGAAGTCAGAATACCTGAAAAAAGTCAATCGATTCGTTCTGGACTTCTAA
- the MRPS11 gene encoding 28S ribosomal protein S11, mitochondrial has translation MSAAMAVAWQRLLGAAWGGRTATLCRGLRTGPQHLQDLAEAAAAKGAENQSATDPSPLILQRSSMRWDGKIYEEIPIAHIKATYNNTHIQVVSFDNRPFARTSCGTEGFQNAKKGTAIAAQTAAMAAAVKARGKGVLHVRVMVKGLGPGRKAAIRGLTMGGLEVISITDNTPVPHNGCRPRKARRM, from the exons ATGAGCGCGGCGATGGCAGTCGCCTGGCAACGGCTGCTGGGGGCGGCCTGGGG GGGCCGTACTGCCACGCTGTGCCGCGGCCTGCGTACCGGcccccagcacctgcaggaCCTTGCGGAGGCGGCGGCCGCGAAGGGGGCGGAGAACCAGAGCGCGACCGACCCGAG CCCTTTAATCCTGCAGAGGAGCTCCATGAGATGGGATGGAAAGATCTATGAAGAGATCCCAATAGCTCACATCAAAGCTACGTACAACAA CACCCACATCCAAGTGGTCAGCTTTGACAACAGGCCGTTTGCCCGTACATCCTGTGGCACAGAAGGCTTCCAGAATGCCAAGAAGGGAACTGCCATCGCAGCACAGACCGCAGCCATGGCAGCAGCGGTG aaagcacGTGGGAAGGGTGTATTGCACGTACGAGTCATGGTGAAAGGACTTGGACCAGGACGCAAA GCTGCCATCAGGGGTTTGACTATGGGAGGTTTGGAGGTCATCTCCATCACTGACAACACCCCGGTTCCACACAATGGCTGCCGCCCACGGAAAGCCAGGCGAATGTGA